Below is a window of Anaerohalosphaeraceae bacterium DNA.
TTGTTTTAATCGGAAGGGAGATTTGGCCATGTCAAAAGAAACACCGATTCAACTGGACGCGAAGAATGCGAGACGACATCCCTTGCGCAATAAGATTGCAATTTTTCTGATTGCTGCCGCATCTTTGGCTGGATGTACGTCTGTTCGCTATGACAGACTTGAACTGACCAGTATGCTGAACCAGCGGCAGTTCGATGAGCTGGTCTTGACCTTGCCGGACGGGGCGGTCCTGCACATAAAGGGCTATCAGTCTGAACAAGCAAAGGCGCTTGAGGCCGCCATTGACGCACTTGCGAGGGGTCATTGAGCAGATTATCAACGGAACATATTATATCGACAATCACCTGAACCCGCTGCGATGCACAGGATGCCCTACAATCAATTTCTCCCTGGGGGGGTACCTCTGGAACTCCTCGCGAAATTTCTCCGCCCTGGATGAATTAGCAACCGTTGCTATAGGCATAGCGTGGAGCGGGCGGGTCCTTCCTGGGGGAGTGTGGTATGCGGTACGTCGGGCGGGCCGGTTTCCGCCTACTTGCGGAGATTATATATCCACTTTATAGACAAGGGCTGTTATGATAAATGCGGCTCCTAAAATTGAGATTCTGCCGAGATGAAGGGGGAACGAATCAAAAAACAGACGAACTCCGGCTGGACGTCTGCGAAGGCATTGGAAGCAGGAATGAGCAGCCGGCTGCTGGTGGAGTTCGAAGGGCTGTCGAGTGCGATTGAGTCGGATGACAAAATCGCGGAGGCCTGGGAATACGGTCGTTTTTTGGGAGACCTTGGCCGGCTGGCCAAAGCCGGGGCTACTCTGCAAGAGGCCGCATTGCGTTTGGGGTTGTCGGCAGATGAACTCAAGGCCCGGCTTGACAAAGACCGTCAAGCGTCAGATGTCTGGAATCGCTCTCGCCTGGATGTTGTCCTGAACGTAAAGCGGGCGGCAATTGTCAGCGCCTCCAAAGGTTCGGCAGCGGCGATGCGGCAGATCGAGGGGATGTTTCGCTCTGCCGAAGACGGCAGGCCGATGTCGCCGCAAAACTTAGCCGACCTGCTTGGCGTTCCGCTGAAACGAGTTTATCGCTGGATACGAGAAGGGCATCTGTCTAAAAATCCAGACGGCACGGTGGACTTGCGGAAGGCGATTTGTGTTTATCGAGATTGGCTGGTGTCGCAAAATAAAATAGACCTTCAGGCGCTTCCGGCCAAAGAGATTGAAAAATTGTTTGGCATAACGCATCCTGCACTGTACCTGTGGCTTTCAAGGGGGATGCCGAGAAATCCAGACAAGACCTTTGATTTGTATGCCGTTCTTCGCTGGCGTCTCGATCAATTGCAGAATCGACAACAGCAAAAGATGTCTGCAGAATTAGAAAAATTGAACGCGAAAAAGAAGGAGCTGCAAATTAAAATGTTGGAGAAGCGGCTGATTCCTGTTGATAAAGTAATCGCCTGGAAGATATGGACGGCCAGCCAAATAACCGGCTGGATTGCAGCCAACATAGAAAAGCTGAGCTTCGACGTGGCCGGCTTGACACCGGAGCGGGCGAAGACGGTGCTGAAAGATGCTTTTGCGAAACTGTGTTCACACGCGGCGCAGCGGCCTGTCAATTACTATGAGCTTTTGCCGGAAGAGGTGGCCGAAGATTTTCTGCGCCTTTTGAAAAAGATTTTTTCAGAGGAAAAGACTGATGAAAGCGGTTTGGCCCGAACTTGATCCATTGCTGCCGGAGGAGGAAAGTATATGGCTGCCGCCCCCGAAGCCGAGGATTTTGGAGTTTACTCGAGCCAGCTTTATTCTGCCCGAGAAAACCTCTCGCATCAGCGGGCCGTGGTCAGATGATTACGTTCCCTACCAGCGCCGACCGCTGGAACTGCTGGAGAATCCGCCGGTGAGGGTGTGGATTTCGGCGTGTCGTCAGAGCGGCAAAAGCACAATGGCCAGCATCATGCTCAATTACATTCTGCAGATTGACCCTGGCCCGACCGGAATCGTAATGCCGCAGGAGGGGCTGGCCAAAGACCGGGTTCGAACAAAAATCAGGCCGCTTTTTCAGAAAAACAAAATCCTGATGCAGAAACTCCAGGGAGACATTCGAAACTTGACGGTCGGCGAGCCGAATGATTTGGGCAATATGATTCTATATCTCGGCTGGGCCAGCAGCGCAGCAGCGCTTTCAGACCGCTCGATTCAAAATATGATCTATGATGAGGTTGCGCTTTTTGAGATTCTCGAGTCCACGGGCGAAAATCCGATTATGCTCGGCCGCGACCGGCAGCGAACGTTCATGTCGATTGCTCGGGAATTGGGCCTGTCCAGCCCCGGCGATGAAGGCGACCTGCATGATTTGGAGATGCGCAGCGGCTCGGATGAAGTCTGGTATGTCCCTTGCGTCAAGCCGGGCTGCGGACGATGGCATGAGCTGAATACGTATGTTGATTTGGCTGATGAAAAATACATCGTATTGAGCCGCCCAGCCGCTGGAAAGTTCTTTGATTGGAAAGACTACAAGAGAGACCCTTCGTTATCGCGTTATATTTGTCCGCATTGCGGGAAGGCCTGGACGGAAAAAGACCGATGGGAATCAAACCAAAACGGCGTTTATATCAGCCGTCGCAGAGAGATAGACAGCGAGGGCCGTCTGGGGCCGCCGCGGCAGGAGATGCTTCCGGATGGAACCATAGTCGGCCCGCCGGCAGAAGGCCCGCATTATTCCTTTACCTGGCACGCGATGATGCTTTATCCCCCCTTTGCTCCTGTCTCGGATTTGGCCGCAGAGTTTGTGCAGGCCTGGGAGGCAAAGGATTCCGGGGACTTGAGCCGCCTTCGAACGTGGCAGCGAGGCCAGCGTGCTCGTGCGTGGAAAGATATTGGGATTGAGATTCGCGAGGAAGATTTATCGCGAAGAATCTTGCCCGACTTAGGCCGGCGGCAAATCCCGTCGTCGGCAAAAATGCTGATTGCGACCGCCGATTATCACATGGACGAGATGCGCAACATCCGCATAGATTTTGAAATCGCCGCCTATTCTGATGAGATGACAAACTGGGTGATACAGGCCGGGTCTGTCTCGAGCTGGGATGATCTGGAAGAAATTTTGTTTGCCCCTTTTGTTTGGCAAGACCCGACCTGCAAGCAGCCGCCGCTGTCGATTGCTCGGTGCGGAGTGGACAGCGGCTACGAGACGGATGCCGTCTATCTTTGGTGCGGGCGGTATTTGGGGTGGGCATACCCTCTCAAGGGAATCGACACGCAGCAGGGGCCGATTGAGATGGTTGATTTAGACAAAGTGCATCAGCAGCGGCTGATGCGCCGGAAGCGGCGAATGCGCTCTTCGCAAATCCGCGGATTGGAGCTGATAAAAATTGACCAGTCTGTATTTTCCAATCTCGTCAGCCGCTGGCTGAGCAATTCTCCGGGAATGCCTGGCCAGACCTATTTCTATCGAGAAATTCTTCAAGACACAGAAGGCCGATATTTCCGAGAATTGCAGGCCATGAAAAAGGTTCAGCTGCGCGTTAAAAATCTGATGCGATGGGTTTGGCGGGCCGAAGGGGATGTTCATTTCCATGACACTCGCCGATACAATGCGGCGGTGGCCTGGAGCATCAAGCCGTCTCTGCTTCGTCCGGCTCCTTCGCCGGAACGGATTCCTCCGGCCCTGATCAATCGCCGTCCGACAATCCTAAAAGAGGTTTGTCCAGAACGTCATTTGCAAACGCGCCGGCCTATCCGGCGGAAATATTGAAAGGGATTTAAAGATGCCACGAAAGAAAATCAACAAGGAAGCGGAGAGTGTTGCGAAGCAGTGCGGGATTTACGACCGATATGTTTCCGGCCACACTCGTTGTCGAATCTGCAATGCGCCGATGTATGTTGACGGCACAGAGCGGCGATATGATGCTGGAGGGGTTTTAATCGTTCGCTGGATGAAGTGCGCTGGCGCCGGCAATCATCGCTACCCGCTGCGGGAATATTTGCGCCTTCAAAAGCCGCCTCTCGGATTGCCGTAAAAAAACTCCATTCTCGGAAAAAAAGAGATTGAGATTTTTTGAGAATGCGCCATATTGCAGGTATGGCGCTGAATAGTCAATCTACGCTGGCTGACGCGGAGGCCCAGTACCTGAACAATTTGGGCTGGGAAGGCGATATGCAAAAGGCCAGCGCCGCCTTGGAGGCCATTCGCTTTCTGCTTTTGATGCGTCCCTCTCGGTGGTCAATTTCGGGCCGCTCCATTGATTACGAGTCTCTCCTGGATGAAAAGCAGCGGCTGGAGAAGTTTGTATCAAAAGCAAGCGGCGCTCGAGCATCGTTTGTTCGCGCTCGAGCGGTTTATTGAGAGGAGTCGGCTGTAATGAATCGGATTCAGACAGAAAGACTTTCGGGCGGGACATACACGTATTTGGGGTATCGTACCGTCCGGCTGGCCGACCGAGACGGCCTCTATATTTCCGGAGCCAGCGGCGACCGGCATTTGATCAAAGACCGGCTGAAACTGATTGATGTAAGCCGCGACTTCTGGAGGAACAATCCGATTTACAAAGGGATGATAGACCGGGCCGTGGCCTACATCGTAGGCCGCGGCTTTGGTCTGCAAATGCGCACGCAGGACGAAGACATCAATAACCTTGTGGAGAATCGCTTGTGGCGAGCGTTCTGGGAGCGCCCTGAAATCCGAAATCTGCAAAGCGGCGTAATGACGGAGAAAATGGTCATCCGGGAAGCCATGCTGGCCGGGGACGTCGGGGTCATTAAAACTTCTAAAGGCGTCTTACAGATTATTGAGGCCGAGCAGATTGCCGGGCCGACCGAATATCCGGATGGAATTGTCAAAGACCTTTACGGCACTCCGCAGATGTTCTTCGTGTCGCGATACAATGAATACGGGAAGGTTGATCGAACGTCGGCCCGCAAGTATCGCGCGAAAGATTTTTTGTTCGTCGCCAACCTGGACAGGCCTTCGAGCAGCCGAGGGGTTCCGGCGGCTCAAGCCGCTTTTCCGATGCTGCATCGGATTAACGATGTTTGCGACAGCGAGGCGGTGGCCTGGCAGATGCTCAGCAAACTGGCTGTGGCTGTTATCCGCGAAGAAGGCCCGGAACAGGCCTATGCGGAGAGCACAGGCCTTTCTGGCCCATCTTCCTCTTCCGCCGCCGGGCAATCGGAAATGGCGACGCGAATGACCGAACTGGATTATGCGCTTTTCTTCCACGGCAACCCTGGCGAATCCATTCAGGGAATCGACCGCAACATTCCCGGCCGCAACTTCACCGAGAGCATCCGAATGTTTCTTCGTTTATTGGGTCTGCCGCTGGGTCTGCCGTTGGAAATCGTTTTGCTCGATTGGACACAGAGCAATTACAGTCAAAGCCGCGCCGTGCTCGAGCAGGCCTATCAGACGTTTCAGGACTGGCAGGATTTACTGGAATATTTTTTTCTGGATGAAGTGCTGAGTTGGAAAATCAAGCAGTGGATTGACGACGGAGTTCTGCCGGCCAGAGACGATTATGATTGGGAATGGATACGGCCGACATTCCCTTGGATTGACCAACTCAAAGAAGCCGAGGCCAAAGGCGGTATGGTAGATCGCGGCTTTATGACGCACAGTCAGGTCTGCAAAGCATTGGGCACAGACCGAGAAACGATTATGAAAATGCGACAGAGAGAAGTCATCGAGGCCATTAACCTGGCCAAGGCCGTTGAGGCGCAGACGGGCCAGCCGGTGCCGTGGCGGATTTTCGCAGGAATGAAAGGCGAAGAGGTTATGCCAAACATGCAGGAGCAAGAATCCAATGATTAATGGGAGTTATTGGTTTTGTGAGCCGAATCTTTTAAAGTCCTTTTTCGAAACTCTTTTGAAAAACGGCCTAAGCGGCGAGCAGATGGAGTCTCTTTCGTCGGCGGCAGCAGAAGAACCGACGGCAGAAGCCGCTCCGCTTTTGAAAAAAAATGGGATTGCTCGAATTATGGTTCGAGGCATTTTGGTGATGAGAATCCCTGCTTATTTAAAAGATTATATCAAAGCAGAAATGATAGAACTGTCCTCCTTGCAGGAAATCCGTCGTCAAATATTAGATGCCGCTGACGACCCGGAAATCAAAGAAATTGTTTTGGAAATTGATTCGCCTGGCGGCATAGCCGCCGGCACGCTGGAGACCGCGGAGGCGATTGCGGCGGCGTCGGAAAAGAAAAAGGTTCGAGCCGTTATAGAATCCCTTGGGGCCAGCGGGGCCTATTATTTGGCCTCACAAGCCGGAACGATTGAGAGTGCAGCGGATGCGGTGGTTGGCAGCATCGGCACCTACTCCGTTTATTACGATGCATCTCGCCGGGCCGACAATGAAGGTGTGCGAGTTGTGGTTATCCGCAGCGGCCCTGTGAAAGGAATGGGAGTGTGGGGCGATAAAATCACCGAGGAGCAGATTCGATCCGTCCAAGAGGTCATTGATGGACTGGCCGGACAATTTATAGCGGCGGTGGCCAGCGGACGCGGGCTGGACTTGAACGCCGTCCGCCAGTTGGCCGACGGAAGGACGTGGCTGGCGCCGAGGGCCAAAAAACTCGGATTGATTGATAAGATAAGAAATGGTGTTTTATTCGAAAGGAAGAAAATGATGGAAGACAAAGAATTGAATCAAAAAGTGGAAGCGGCCAAGAGGGAGGGACAGNNNNNNNNNNNNNNNNNNNNNNNNNNNNNNNNNNNNNNNNNNNNNNNNNNNNNNNNNNNNNNNNNNNNNNNNNNNNNNNNNNNNNNNNNNNNNNNNNNNNAATGGAAAGGACAAGAATATGAGTTTGGCGTATGAAACGGGAACAGGGCCGTTTACACTGACGGCTGGAGCAGATTTAGAGGCAGACCGGCTGGTAAAGATTTCCACTCGCGGCTCGGTTGTGTATTGCGGCAACGGAGAAGTTCCGATTGGAATTGCCCGCAATGCGGCGGCCAGCGGTCAATCGGTCGCGGTGCAGCCGTTGACCGGCGGCGTTGTGCGGATTACAGGGGCCGGAGCCATTAGTGCCGGCGCGGCGATTTACTGTGCGGCCAACGGAAAAGTGGGTGGCAGCGGAACGGGCAAGGTCATCGGGTATGCATTGACCGACATTACCGCCGACGGCGGCAAAGGTGCAGCGGTGCTTACGTGGACGCCGCTGGTTGCCGCTGGTTGAAGCAGAGGAATAATTTTGACGAAAGGAATAAGCGATGAGACCGGAATCTGCAAGTGTAATTTTTCGCGATGACATTGCCGCGCTGGTGCAAGAGTACATGGACACCAAAGCGGCATCGAAGTTCATTGGGCGGCGAGCCGCTCCGCTGTTTGTTCATCCGTTATACGCTGGCGAGTATCCGATTTTTCGGAGAGACGCTTTTAAGAAGCGGACGGAAGATGCGAGAGCAGCTGATGGTCGGTACAATCGGATTATCGCCGAGTTTGGGCGCGGCACGTTTTCAACGGCCGACAGGGGCTTAGAAACGTTTGTCGACAAGCGAACCCAGAAGCGCTTTCTGCATTTGTTTGACGCAGAAGTGGCCGCCGCAAAGCCGCTGGTGCATCAAGTACTGATGGGCCACGAGGCAAGAGTGGCCTCCCTTTATGCATCGGCGCCTTTGACCGGACACAACGTAAGTGCCGCGTGGTCAAACTCTTCGACGGCTGTACCGCTGGATGATTTGCAGTCGGGGATTGATGCTCTTTCGGATGCCTGCGGATGTATGCCGGAAGACATTACGCTGATTATTCCACGCAAGGATTACCAAGAGATGATGCGTACAGCTCAAGTTTCGGACAAATGCAAATACACGTATCCCGGCGTGGTGCCGAGCATGCTGGCCCCGGATGAAGTGTCGGCGATGCTTCGCATCAAAAATGTCTTGGTAGGCAACAGTGCCTATGACAGCAAAGAAGAAGGGATTGCTGAATCGAACACGCAGTTTTGGACGCCTGGCGCCATTTATCTGGCTGTGCTGGCGAATGGGCCGGAAGACGATTTATCCGTTCCTTCCGCGGCGCGTACCATTGTCTGCGGTTCGCTCGAAGACGACTTGACGCTTGTCGATGTCGATGCGGTTGTCGACGACTTTTTGGTCATCGAGAGTTATGTCTCGGCAGAAACGCGCTCAACGGTGCTGCGAGTACGCGCCGAGTATGACCAGATTCTGCAAGTGCCGGATGACCCGGATTGTTTGATTTACAAGATTGTGAATGCGAGCAATTAAATGAGCAGGATCGCACTCTGGAATCAGACCGGCCGGCATTGACTCTGCCGGCCGATCTGAAAAGGAGCTTATATGGGCAATGGCATTGCAATTCATACGCGAACCCTTTTGAACCTGAATGAGGGCTCCAATTGGTACGCGAGAATCCTGAACGCTACGACCTTGCAGATATGGGATGGCGCCTCAAAAAAACTCTCTTCGGACGTGAGTTGGGCCGATAGTGCTTTGTCGATGACGAATGCGACGGCAACAATCGGCGGCTGGACGCTTA
It encodes the following:
- a CDS encoding phage terminase large subunit family protein; the protein is MKAVWPELDPLLPEEESIWLPPPKPRILEFTRASFILPEKTSRISGPWSDDYVPYQRRPLELLENPPVRVWISACRQSGKSTMASIMLNYILQIDPGPTGIVMPQEGLAKDRVRTKIRPLFQKNKILMQKLQGDIRNLTVGEPNDLGNMILYLGWASSAAALSDRSIQNMIYDEVALFEILESTGENPIMLGRDRQRTFMSIARELGLSSPGDEGDLHDLEMRSGSDEVWYVPCVKPGCGRWHELNTYVDLADEKYIVLSRPAAGKFFDWKDYKRDPSLSRYICPHCGKAWTEKDRWESNQNGVYISRRREIDSEGRLGPPRQEMLPDGTIVGPPAEGPHYSFTWHAMMLYPPFAPVSDLAAEFVQAWEAKDSGDLSRLRTWQRGQRARAWKDIGIEIREEDLSRRILPDLGRRQIPSSAKMLIATADYHMDEMRNIRIDFEIAAYSDEMTNWVIQAGSVSSWDDLEEILFAPFVWQDPTCKQPPLSIARCGVDSGYETDAVYLWCGRYLGWAYPLKGIDTQQGPIEMVDLDKVHQQRLMRRKRRMRSSQIRGLELIKIDQSVFSNLVSRWLSNSPGMPGQTYFYREILQDTEGRYFRELQAMKKVQLRVKNLMRWVWRAEGDVHFHDTRRYNAAVAWSIKPSLLRPAPSPERIPPALINRRPTILKEVCPERHLQTRRPIRRKY
- a CDS encoding phage portal protein; its protein translation is MNRIQTERLSGGTYTYLGYRTVRLADRDGLYISGASGDRHLIKDRLKLIDVSRDFWRNNPIYKGMIDRAVAYIVGRGFGLQMRTQDEDINNLVENRLWRAFWERPEIRNLQSGVMTEKMVIREAMLAGDVGVIKTSKGVLQIIEAEQIAGPTEYPDGIVKDLYGTPQMFFVSRYNEYGKVDRTSARKYRAKDFLFVANLDRPSSSRGVPAAQAAFPMLHRINDVCDSEAVAWQMLSKLAVAVIREEGPEQAYAESTGLSGPSSSSAAGQSEMATRMTELDYALFFHGNPGESIQGIDRNIPGRNFTESIRMFLRLLGLPLGLPLEIVLLDWTQSNYSQSRAVLEQAYQTFQDWQDLLEYFFLDEVLSWKIKQWIDDGVLPARDDYDWEWIRPTFPWIDQLKEAEAKGGMVDRGFMTHSQVCKALGTDRETIMKMRQREVIEAINLAKAVEAQTGQPVPWRIFAGMKGEEVMPNMQEQESND
- a CDS encoding S49 family peptidase; the encoded protein is MINGSYWFCEPNLLKSFFETLLKNGLSGEQMESLSSAAAEEPTAEAAPLLKKNGIARIMVRGILVMRIPAYLKDYIKAEMIELSSLQEIRRQILDAADDPEIKEIVLEIDSPGGIAAGTLETAEAIAAASEKKKVRAVIESLGASGAYYLASQAGTIESAADAVVGSIGTYSVYYDASRRADNEGVRVVVIRSGPVKGMGVWGDKITEEQIRSVQEVIDGLAGQFIAAVASGRGLDLNAVRQLADGRTWLAPRAKKLGLIDKIRNGVLFERKKMMEDKELNQKVEAAKREGQ
- a CDS encoding DUF2190 family protein, whose protein sequence is NGKDKNMSLAYETGTGPFTLTAGADLEADRLVKISTRGSVVYCGNGEVPIGIARNAAASGQSVAVQPLTGGVVRITGAGAISAGAAIYCAANGKVGGSGTGKVIGYALTDITADGGKGAAVLTWTPLVAAG